The region AAAATACACGAGTACTGCATTGACTCCATATTTAGGTACAGTGCTTCTGTGGTTAAGATCAAGGGGGATGTGAGTAGGCTCATAACGTATCTCTCCTCGGACATATTCCAAATCGACGAAAGCCTCGGCTACGCCATGGCCACTGCGCTCGTGTCGCTGGTGGAGTCGATCATCCACGTGCTGACGCTGTGCTACCTTATACCGCTGTCGACTCCAGTGATAGCTGTAATGATTTTCATCGTTATCAAGTTTGTCTTCGTTAGCTACGTCAACGCCTCGAAGAACCTACAGATCGCATCCATGGAGGCCAGCTCCCAGATCAACGACCTCTGCGAGAAGGCCATATCAGGCTCTGTGACTTTCAGGTGCTTcaagaaggagcaggagtTCTTGAGGAACATCATTGAGCACACCGACTACTACATGAGGTGCCTCTTCCTCAACAAGTCGGTGCTCTCGAGGTCCTCCATCAACTTCAAGTTCCTCCTGTCAATCATCaacctggtgctgctgaTACCGCTCGTGAGGCGCGAGTTCTTCAAAGTACGCTTCCACAGCGGCATTTACGGACTCGCCGTATCGCTGGCCATGATTTTTGGCTACACCTTCACGAACTTCATGATCTGGTTCGGGAGGCTCGAGGTCCTGATGTGCACCATCAAGCGCTTCGAGAGCTTCGTGCCCCCCGGCACGAAGTGCCGCTTCCTCAAGAAGAAAAACGTCAGGGAGGAGGGGCTCATAGTCAAGTTTTCAGAGAACGTCTGCACCGATGAGCAGGCCAACATTTCTAAAAATACTCTCTACAAGAGGCGCGAGCGCGAGTACGCCAGAAGCAACTCCTGCTTCCCTCCCTTCAAGGGCCTAATTCGGAAGCCGCTCATCCACAAGCTCGACGTTTCCAAGCACCTGCCCTCGAACCACTTCGTGGTCCAGATAAAGAACATGTTCGTGAGGACTTCTGAGTCCACGGACCAGGACCAGAAACACATCCTCAAAAACATCAGCGTCTCGGCCTCTGGATCAGATATTATCGGTATAATTGGCAGAACGGGTTCCGGAAAGACGACTCTGCTCTCAGTTCTCCAAAACACCGTCGAAAATAGAACAGGTCAGGTAATTCTCGATGGGAAAGACCTGAACGAAATCCCCAAGGACATTCTCACGCAGATAATCGGCGTTCTTCCCCAGCTTCCCTTCGTGTTCAAAGGGTGGACCATCCGCAGGTTCCTGGACCCTAGAAAACTGTTCAGCGACGAGGAGATTAACCAGGCCCTCGAAAACTGTGGTCTTTTGGAGCTCGTGAACGGCCTGCACGGTTTCCAGAAGCTCGACACCGTTATAATTCCAGAGGACTTCATGTTCGTTTCCAAGCGAAAGACCATGAAAATAGAGAAGCCGGTCAACCGCGAGAGCAAGTACAGAAAGACCCTCAACGTCGAAGACCTGATAAATTACTATGCCGATAGTGACATGATCCTGTCTAGCAGTCAATTGCGCACCTTGTCGTTCGCGAGACTGGTGCTGTATAGGCAGTTTTACAGGATTCTCCTGATTGATGAGCCTCCGTCTGACAACTGCGTCGAGGGCGAGGAGGAAACTGTGATTCAGGAGGTCGGAATACCCATCTACGAGCTCATTCAAAAGTACTTTAGCCATTGCACCACCTTTTTAACTGCACACGACGCAAATGCGCTGGTTATGTGCACTTCCGTCTGGGTGCTCCACAACGGCCAGCTGATCAGGACGTGCAAGAGGGAGGAAATAATGGCCAACGAATCTATAGCTAGCATAATTGAAGAGAGTGTTCGACGAAGGAGTTTGAACAAGTGATCTTGGGAACAGCCCGCACAATAATCTAATGGTTTAATGTTTAACGTTTAGCACATTAACCGGTTGTTTCATggtttaatgtaaaataggtCCTTTGGTTCAAAGGTCGTAATTTCATACATACATTTTACAGGGTACTTATGTCTCGCAGCTTCTCCGTTCTCTCGTTAATTACGTATTTTGACTCGTCGACCAGGCACTTGAAGCTCACGGGTTCGGTGAGCGCCAGGTTGAAGAGCGACTTTTTGTTTAAAGTGCAGTTTAGCCTGCTCAGCGCTCCAACAAACCTGGAGTATATCAGCATCCACTCCCTGGAGGACCTGTTTATGGTAGAAATCCAGTGGACCTAAAACGTAGATGTGTGAGGGCGAAACGTACTCGAATCTGGGCGTGCCGCTTCCTCCTGGAGTAAAACGAGTAGTTCAGAGCTTTGGCGGCTCTCACGGATGCTAGCTTTAGGCAACCCTTTGTTCTAGCCCTGAATCCACGAGTAACCTGAAAAACAATGTCCCTAggtattttcatttttttgttGCGGAATTTGAAAACGAGACgatactaaaaataatttcattttaatctaaaaatattaatatacaaacagGACTAAATAATTGTgtaatatgtaaaaatgtgtaagtgaaTGTGATGGTTTACCAACCTGTTTATTAGGCAATAGAGATGACATTTATAATCAGTGCCAATTTgtggatttaaatatttccTGTCTTAATATGATTCTATagtattaaaatcattttaaagTTCCTCagttattaatttgtaatttgCCGTTGTGCCAAATATATAGAATCGTGATTGAATTGATAAAATGAGTAGACCGGAggtataattaatatatataataaatatttgatttatgCTCGTTTATGAATAATGTAgaaggaaaataaatttaatcgaCAACTGTCGTCATTAATGGATTCTATGCTCAAAAATGGAGTAAGAGTTAAATCTGCTGCCGAGGTATGATTCAGctgttaaaaattgaatagaaccaataaaacaaatgtaaATTTGGTGACGTTGAGTTTAGGTTGGCAAAAGAGCTGTCCAGTTTACAAGAGGTGACGAGATTCAAAAATgggttttaaataataaggAACTGGCCTATTCTAAGGTACTTggcttaatttttatcactcTTAGTGTTCCACGTATTTTGAGAATGCGAAGCTGGAAGATGAAGCAGACGTAGCAAATTTTGTGGACACACTTATCGAGAATGGGTTCATGTATAGAGCTCAGTACCAGCCGGTATGATGTAAAACTGATGACAACAACGTGTAGCTTGAGGGAACCCTCGAGAAATCGGAGTCAGGATCAAGTATTTTGTAGACTTAAGCATAATTTACGCAGTCAAAAGACCAGTGTGGCCCAAGAGACTGATAAAAACGCAAAAACAAAGATTTGACACGCTCGGATTCTATATCATTTCCTACGAGGGAAGTCAGAAGTGGAATTACCTGAAGCTGTCAGGGATACTGTTTGGAGTATTGGTAGGCGGTGGAGTTGAAATGGGTGTGTAGGcaatgtgtatgtttaaGGCGTGGCCGCTGTACCTGAAGTTGTCGATGTGGTACATATCAGTGGTGTTGCTAACGTTTCTGGTAAGATTTCAGttgataaaaaacacaGATTACGGCCATCGTGCTGAGGCTGGTGCTGTTCCTGCTGGTGTGGTTCTGCGGGTACGACTTTTGGCTGTTCCCGAACCTGTTCGACGAGGACCTGGGCGTGGTGGACTCGTTCAAGCCGCTGTACTCGCTGGCGTATAGAAGCGATAACCTGATGATGATAGCGTGCAGGATACTATGCGCAGTGTTGATAGCAGGTATTCCGtagaataaatttaacgCGTTCAGTGTCCACGTATCAGCTGGGGAAGACCCACGACATAAGCGACATATATACGTTCACGAAGCAGTCGTTCCTGGATGTGCTGGATTGGGGCCATCAGAAGTTGATAGCAGGTGTGTGaaaattacatttaaaagCGTTCTATAGAGCCGGAAGATACCTCGTTCTACAAATCAATTGGGGCAGACTTGAGTGCAGAATTCACGGAAAAGGTGTCGGAAACAGCCGAAGAAGTTGACGATGATGGTGAGTGATTGCTGTGTTGTCTATACTGATGAGTTGATAGCTACTGAGcgtaaagaaaaaatacaaagaaTAGTtacttattaaaatttgtgtGTTGAAAGCTAGGACGTGGCAACTAGTAgataaacacacacaatCTAGACACAAATGACCGCTGTGTAGACTATAATTGCCTGTTCAAATGCGGATTCAAATCGTTGGAAGACTTGATCACAAATTGTATGAAAAACTGCGACTGTATGAGTGTAAGTTAGGAAGTGGTTCAACGCAGTGTAGAACCTTCTGGAAAACGAGTGTCTGAAGGACTGCCCTCAGGAAACCATTAACTCGCTCACGGACGCTAAGCTGGACGTCTGTAAAAGAGCCAGAAGATGAGTAATTTGATGTTAACTTCAAGTATGTGTTTGGTAAATTTTTGATTCATGGAACTTTGCATGTTTGGCACTTAGACTCGCCAGTCTAGGCACTGAGCTGCTAacaaaagaaataaaatgcGTAAATATGGTAAAATTAGCTATATTCGACTACGTTACGTCAGTAACAGGGAATAGGATCTACTTGAACGTCCTGAAggatgaaaatataaaggaGGTGAAGGAAAAGTTGCTTCTGCAGGTGAAGAACAACCTAGATAACAAGGATACTAAgactaaaattaaaaaggtgaAGCGTAAAAATAGTGTCAAAAGTGAAATGACAGCAGAGTCGTTGATATTGTACCTGGGAGCGATAATTTTAGACGATGAAAAGAGTATAGAGGACTATAATGGGTCGGACTTGCCTGAACTTTCGTTGAGTTTATACTCAAGGGTGGACATAAAGGTGGTAGTGACCACGTTGAAAGGTGAGCGAGCAGCCGTGTCATGTGAATAACAACTTTCATAGGAATAAGATGCTTCGGAATAAACTACACACCAATATTCTCGTTCATTTTTAAGAAGAAAATTgcttttaaaatgataGACCAGCAGACGGTCTTggaaataaagaaaaagatACTATCACAATACCAGTTTTCGAACAAGAAAGGGTGCGTTGACTGCGTGTTGTATGTTTCTGCCTTATTTACCactatacatatatttatgtgcaTGATAtcacttttaatttttctgtgtatgtatgtagTTGTGTAAACTAACGATATCTAAGTTGTATATGCTAGGGGTATACCGGTGTGTATGCATGTagtgtatacacacatgtTTACACAGTTACGGGTATACACTCAAGATCTAGTTGAACACAGTGCATATACTTAAgctaatatatatacacacgCATCGCTTTATCTGCTATAGTACTTATATCTTTATGATCTTAATGATTGTAACCTATTCTGTAGAGAGACAATTAAAATCGAGGACTTAAATCTAATACATGACGGGTACGAGTTGAGTGACAACCTCTGCCAAATTAATGAGATGAACTTCAAGGACGATATGAAAATAACACTAATAGTGCCTTACGGCTATGCCATGAAGAAATTATAGTCGCGTCCTTTGCAGAAGTGTTATTTAATCATCTTCCCTGGTGTCGACTAAACAAGCATGAATATTTTACCCGACTTACCGACTTCCGCCCTGTTAAATATGACTTTCTTAAACAGGCAGATGATGAAATTGAGCCAGTAGGCGTTCATGACCTAAACACACTGGTGTTAACTATGCAACCCACCATCAAAACTGCTATCGCGGCAGGGCATATTACTCCGCCCGGGAAGTCCCACAGGTACTTGATCGTCCCCCCAGAATAGTCGAACACGTCGAACTTCATCAGGAGCGGGTACGCTATGTACCTCGAGAGGAACAGGAACCTCATCACGAAGTGCGACAGGCCGTAGAGTCCAAACGATAtcaccagcagcacgtCGTTGTTCCTGTTGTAGTACGAGTACACCTTCGTCAGGTACAGCAGCACGTCGGGGATGTCGTGGAAGAAGATCACGAACTGAAGGCCGTTAACTATCTAATGTCTCACCATTGATATTCTGTGGaagttatatatgtacGAGAGCACCAGGAGCAGGATCGTCGTCACGTGGTGGAACTTCATGATCATCGAGTCCGTCCTTCTCGTCTCCCAGTTGATGAAGATCAGGCATGAAATCCAGAACCCTGTGCACATCAGCATGAATACTCTCGTCTCCATTGTTATTTCAAGCATTGGCCAGGACgctattttgtttttcacGTGCTCCAGATCCTCTGAGAAGAACCTACATATTCTTACTTAACCCGGCAACCTACCATATTCCtttcaggtccttcacAAAGTATCTTATCCACCCTGGCTTTTCCGCAGTTCCATACTCCTTCACTAGTATTTTAAGTGCGTATCCGAACGAGAAAGTATGCCACAGGAAATACCTACGCATTCGTTACTTACTCAGCCCACAGCGGTTTCCACCccaattattttaactatctAAATAGTTCCATTAAATTGTATACCATATCGATTCGGACATCTTCGACACTTTCTTTTCCGAGGATATTTTATGCTTCGTTATGTAATACCTTATTACTGAGGGCCATTTCGCCGTCAGCGGTGAGTCACATCCTGAAAAGACCAACCTCAGAATCGAGAGAGCCACTACGAAACAGAGCACGATGTACTTATCGTTTTTATCCACCAGGGGCGTCACACCTTTGAACGTGAACAATCGATCGTTCGAATACGTAATCATGATTGATCTTCTATATTCACAggtttttatattttacaaataaaattaaatgttgattttatttatcacttatttttagattgacttgattttttatttgatctCGGTCaagaattaaatattttttccaaaaaataaaagattattatacatagGTTTTATTGCTTGTTTTCAAGCTCAAGTTTGAAGATACTACTctaaaatcattaaaatacaccAGAATCAGTCTATACATTCTTGATCTATAATTATTGGCTTATACGAGTCTACTTTTTTCGTCATATTCGCGTTTTAGAATACAAGTCTGCACATTCACGATGTGTACTTATGAATACTTTACAAAGTTACCTATtcttaaaaaataaataacactTAATTTTCTGATGAAAAGATCTTTTATTCTacaatgataaaaaatggaatctAGTTTTGTTTATTGTGGAATCTGAATGTATGGCATTGATGTGATGTAACTAATACATTAgcacattttaatttcttaTTTGGCGGACGCTTCCTTGAGATATGCAATCAAGTCTGCTCTGTCTTGTTCCTTCTTTAATCCGGCGAAAACCATTTTTGTGCCCGGAATGTACTGCTTCGGGTTAATCAGATACACGAACAGGTGTTTATCGCTCCACACGATTcctaaataatttttcgtcattaaatttaaatattttaattacctgaatttttatttgcGTCGGAGTATGCGTAGTCTGTGGATCCTGATTTACGTCCGTAAAATCCGTGTAGATTAGGTCCCTGCTTCACGCTCCCCcctatttattatatatctTTAAATTTCAAACATACCTTTGTTGATTGTGTGACACTGCGCACATTTTGTTTTGAAGATTTTCGCTCCTTTGGCTGCATCTCCATCGGGAACAACTACATTAGGCTCAGGCTTCGACATTATAAAatctttatatttttttcagttatcaaaaaattagtcttttaattttaaaacaatgttGTGTCAATagaaatgtatttattctaATAACACCCGATTGGTAAACAAaaactattatttaaatagttTACAAAACCGATTTATAGTTTAGATATATGACTAATTATCTTGTTTCGTTCACAATCGAACAATAATGGgtagttttattaatgtttcTAGTGAGAAGCTCTATATTCAACgaatatttattatgaCCGATTGGGGCAATGGTGCGTagaaatgaataaattattcttcatttatttaaagataattacatatattatttatatataattccACTTATTAAGAATAGCTATTTGTTGTCGTCTAGCTTTATTCTAACCTAATACTACATTGGATTTATGattcacatttttattttattattaatcaATACATAAGGAATCTTCATTGAAATGATTTTATTATGAAATAATacatcatttatttttactatgAAACTAATGACTATTTATAATCTTCCActttcatatttaatacatttatgtgtattgatACATTCTTTTATGTTCATTgtattgtttaaattttcattatttgtttaaaattattttattaatgattgatttattatttaaaatttcctgtagtatttatttttaatcttaaaaaatttacacattccaatatacacagttcaatacatttattttaatttatgttatttaaaattatattccCATGTCAACATACAGATGCtcattaataatatttttggattcctttttaaatattttgttgtttttttaattttaagaCTTGATATCGacttttttgtattattagttTTCAAACATAAACCatgtaattttagttttgtTCAGTCAttaagaataaataaaatatcgtTAAATCGCAGCATTATAAATTCTTTAGACCATTGTTGTACAAATAGAAGTGATTCCACTCACACATTATCTTCTCTAGAAAAACCGAAATTTAACAACTGTAGAATTGGTAGAAATcaatattcatttatacgatataacacactaaacacatataaaacATTCAAACCACcaaaatatgataaaacaCAGAATGGAAACTTAATACACATTGATAAGACGCGTGTAGAATCCATGATTCCATACTCTCAAACCTCTCTGTACCTTTTTAGAACAATAAAAGACTTTTTCAAGGGTCCATTCACGGGCTGGTATGTGCCCCCGATTCCAGTGGGAGAAAAAGTATCGTATATGTTAAGGGGTAAAGAACCTCTACAAACAGGTTTGTCCCAAAGTTTATGATTTTTCAGATGAGCAAACCGAAGAGTTTTTAAGCAAAATCGGAGCGACAGATAGTGATGACATATTTGAGGTGATGGCCAAATATAGAGAACAGATTAAATCATCACCCTCTTACGTGAGAAGGTACTTAATATCCTCGTGTCAAGAGTATCTGCGGAAGTATTTCGTACGCGTTTTTGAGGAGGTGGAAGACGTTGCCTCCAGGGGAACAGACGCATGGAGAGAGTTCTGGAAGCCTGAAAAGTACGTTTGAATGTAACGAGCCTTATTTAGGGACGAGACGGGAAGGTTCACGGAGTCGGACTCGTTAGAACTCACTGAGAAAGACAGGGAGTTTGCAAGCTGGTTTTCACCAAAGCTAAAAATCGAAGAGTCCATAATGGATGCAAAGAGGAGACAGAGAGCGTTTTTAAGGATCGATAAGAACAAATACATTGGATTAGTACGACTCACAAGGTATTCATACTTGCCTAGGCATTTGAGTAACCAAAATCGCATCTATTGCTGTAACTGTCTTCAAACAATAGCTTAAAAGAGGATTAATCAATATGTAGAGACCCAAAGGGGCGCCTTATTAGATGTCTGAAGTCAATGGTGCCAGTAATGGCGGCAGGACTCTTACCAAAACTAGGCAAACTATCAATAACAATCTCATCCATGATGGCGTGTAGAATCATTTACAAGGGGGATGAGAAGGAAAAGTCAGAAAAGGTGCGTTGCAACAAGTAAGATACTTGTAGAACTGGGACCCTAGTCGGTACGTAACACCGGGCGATCTGGACGGGTCGGAAACCTCAAAGTCGCTGGTAACACTGGCACTAGTGGCAGGGCACTCCGCGCTGGGATACTTAATGGCCTCGGTCGTGGGAAAATACGTACGTTTGCACAACCTAAACACTCTTCAGGCAAATTTGGGGAGCACACTGGTCGTCGATGCAATATACGCGTTCTTTATCAACACGCAGCTGATTTTAAGCGCACTACTCTACGATACAAGTCAAATGTCGTTCAAAGAAATAACGGAAATCGGCAAGAAAAGAGAAGATGATCACGAAAGCAAGATTGACCTGGACGAGGATTAATGTACACATTAGAATTATATATGCCAGATCATACTTAGAAATTATACATCCTCGATATAAATGGTTGTATAAAAACGAAGGGGCCAGTACTTAAAAAATGGTTATACTGAAATGGTACTTTATGGAGAGtatgtaattttttatgtgGTAGGACTAGCAGCTGCCAACATGCGCGGATGACCAGTTgagattttaatttatagatCCCCTTGAAATttaagtatttttaaacacgCTAGCCCCAATGTGGTTTTAATTTCAATCGATTATCGAATTGATCAGTTTTGTTTTGAGCCTTTGGAAAATCAGAATTTCTCCACCGTTTCGACTTTATATCACGCCCTTTAgctttatttaatttttaagccatttgtttaaatggATCACGGCAGAAACGATTCAAAAGGTTGCGAAGAGGATAAGGCTGATGGCGAATCTGACTCGTCTGGCAACCAGAAGCCCAAAAGCAAGCGGCCTGAGCACGAGAACGGCAGCGTCGAGAACACACAACTCAATGGTACTGGAACCAGGCCCAAGAGCTCACCGCCCGGGCCTCCTAATGCTGCTGCAAACACGTTGCCCACCACTCGGTCAGATTCACACTTTTCTAGGACCGTTTCGCTCAACCAAGGCAGTTCACAGCCGCAATTTACCCACAGAACTGCACCAAACCCCCAAAGCTCAGAAGAGAAGCGTGAGCAGGCGCTCGAGGACGAGGCCACGAGGATGTTCTTGGACTTCGCCTCGGACCCCGACCTCATGAACCGCGCTCTAAACGCTGCCATGAACCCTAATGTCGCCAGGGAACTCGCAAGGCAGGCCGACACGGCGTGGCGGAACATGGAGACTGTTCCTGGCGGGTACCAGGCGCTTTGCCAAATGCACCGGAACCTCCAGCAGCCCCTTTGGAACGCAGTCATGGGCCACGACGTGGCTCCTCACACCACGGTTTCCTCAGACATTAAGCCTCCTGTTCACAGCGAGCCTATAAAGGTGAACGCGATGCCGAACCCTTGGAAAAACGCtcctcagcagcagcagcagccaGGCCTCGGCTCCTTTCCAACCTCGTTTTTCGGCGACTTTAACCCCCTGACCTACTTGTCCGGCGCCATGGCCGACCCCTACGGCGCCAGTCCTTCCCCTGCAGCTTCTAACGACTTGTTGTCATCGGTCATAAACAGGACCAGTCCCACCAGTTTCCAGACAGCCTCTCAACTCATTCAGAACACCGCCGCTGCCAACTGCAACAACTCTCACGGCGCAACTAGTCACTGCTCCGCCGGCTCTGTCAACAGCAACTCCGATGACGGCGGGATCAAATACTCCAGGGAGATCGAGGAGCTCGCTCAAATGGGTCTCACTGACCGTGAAAAGTGTCTTATCGCACTCGAGGCTGCCGACGGTGATATATTTCAGGCTTTGGGTATTTTAGAGGAGCTCgagaaggaggagtcgCAGGACGAATAGTCATCACTCATTTAAAAACAccttataatatataatattgttttttcaCTCAACTGCTTTATGAATCCTACTACATTTGCGTACCCTTTTTTCACACACAGACTTTTATACATCTGTTCACATACAGGTATATACTTACATGTTTATGTATATGCTTATACAaacaatacatattatacatttactaatgtgtatatatatttattatgtaTGTTGTAGCtggtatatatatatacacacacccatttatatatattcacgCTCACGTCCAGTGACATCATCTGTGTACTCTAATAGGCATTCTTAGTGATGATATCTATCACGTATTCTTAGTGATGATATCTATCACTTATTCTTAGTGATGATATCTATCACGTATTCTTAGTGAtaataactttatttaatcTTAGATGATTCGGGCCACCCGTATAGCATCGAGTAGAACTCCTGGTAGCTTATGGTTCCATCTCTATCCAAGTCCACCTACGCGTCTCTGTTTTCTATTTTGCATACCTCGTTTAGTATTTCATCCACCATATCGTGTGTGAGGGTCACTGAGGTCGATTCTGCTGTAAATACTCTGAGCATGTCCTCTCTACATTCGTCGAtgagtttattaaataaatgttcTTCTATGTAATccaatatatatttatatatatacataaatatattccAAATTGACTAAACActtaaataaacaagtgGCCAGgcattttgtatataatcCAGTTCATAATTACTATTTGTTGGTGTTGACCTACCTTGTTATTTTACCGTCCCCGTCCGAGTCAAATATGTGGAACGCTCTTGAGCAGAACTCATTCTGGTCGTACAGTCTACTGTCAATTGACGCTGCAATGAACTCAGTGTATtctaaaaaaaattgttaatttactttaaGCATTTTAACGTAAAGGTTGTATTCCTCCATACGATATCTATATGGTAACTGCAAATACCAACTATTCCTTACCTATTGCTCCACTCTGATCTGTGTCCAATGCTCTTGCCATCTTCTCTATGTTCGCGTCCGTGTCTCTGGACTCGCGAAGGCCAGAGGTCACCTCCGATATCGAGAGCATTCCGTCGCCGTCTCTGTCCAGCGCCTCGAAGGCCGAGGTCAGCGGCGCGAGCTCCCTCTCCGAGAGGTGGTACGCTATGCACGTCAGCGCCATCTGCTTCATCTTGTTGTACTTCAGGAAGTTCTTGAACCTCCTCGCAAGGCTCTTAGATACGTTCGGCGCGACCGTCGGCGGCAGCGTCGTGCACTTGGTGATCCACTCGTGGTTCAGCGCGTCGCATGCGCTTATTCGCGTGCTCGGGACGTAGGACAGGCACCTCGTGATCAGGTCCATCGCCGACTTCGAGACGTGGCTCCAGTGCTTCGGGATGAACTTGATCGAGCCTCTCTTCACGTTCCTCAGTATCTCCGCGTTGTTGCTTCCGTGGAATGGCGGGTATCCCACCAGCAGGATGAACATGATGACTCCTGCGCTCCAGATGTCGCAGGCCTTGTCGTAGTTTCCCAGCAGCACCTCCGGCGCCACGTAGTACGGCGTTCCTACCAGACTCGTGAACTTGTGCGTCTTGAAGCACTTCGTTGCGAACCCCCAGTCTATGATCTTAATCGTCGACGAGCTCGTGTTGTTGCAGTAGAGTATGTTTTCCGGCTTCAGGTCTCTGTGGAGCACGTTTTTGCTGTGGCAGTAGGCGATTGCTGAGAACACCTGCCTCATGATGAATGCTGCGTAGTTTTCCGAGAAGCTTCCCTTGCTAACTATTCTGTCAAACAGCTCTCCTCCGCTGCACATTTCCATCACCAGATACAGGTACTCCGCGTCTTCGTACACTTCAAACAGCTTTATTATGTTTGGGTGATCCAGCTTTTTCCTACGTAATCATTTTATGAAGCTGCCGGTGTTTTTAGCGGTTTGTTATTACAATAACGGTAATATAATGGTATGTTGGCTAAATCGTATTATACTggtattaaaataaatataagctAACAAGCTAGCTTTCTAATAATAGGCATATTATCCACCAAGTTCATATTTTCTATCTTGGAATATTGTCCATTAGACTAGTTTCTGCTAACCGACCAATCACCAAGTCATACACTAATACTCATTGCTTAACTGGCTACTCTCCGCTTACATGATTTGTATTTCTCGCTTCATTCTCATTGCGTTCTCTATTTTTGCCTTTCTTATGATCTTCACTGCTCTCGTCGCTCCTGACTGCTTGTGCACTCCCTTGATTACGTTCCCGTAGCTTCCTTTGCCCAGCTTATCTTCCGCCAGGTCGTAGACGTCCTCTATTCTCTTTCCGTTCAACAACGCTGTCTGTACCACCAGGTTCGACCTGTC is a window of Theileria orientalis strain Shintoku DNA, chromosome 2, complete genome DNA encoding:
- a CDS encoding calcium-dependent protein kinase, which gives rise to MGIGQSKTNRKDQPSVNIRQNINNESNKQTNMNERSYKINISNPFNSNYRLLSNKLVAKTNGTKNSRKERYDPKKSENKESKNEPTKTTASEDRRNEYISNFRWTLSSELDKDLISSFERLEPLKSISYEGLAASHSFSFERLSPLNRLGSDMASSVKKTFSGMVAECQGVNEGTTQASQMHEHVTVPQAKKNDEMSVDMDSARTTSTVVSEGSTSKRQIVHKYKEQKTETSHGTTNAYNNEQGRSNVNFVTDNPAVKKAMGQRQNLVGAPDLTAQKPTHESEGGAKREVNDVVMHDHRSTCMPTCFRGNGKENETQEKPSYNSLCTKCMHKEDKIPKGYKGMIIRLQSHRSEKDNDKSPYLDRSNLVVQTALLNGKRIEDVYDLAEDKLGKGSYGNVIKGVHKQSGATRAVKIIRKAKIENAMRMKREIQIMKKLDHPNIIKLFEVYEDAEYLYLVMEMCSGGELFDRIVSKGSFSENYAAFIMRQVFSAIAYCHSKNVLHRDLKPENILYCNNTSSSTIKIIDWGFATKCFKTHKFTSLVGTPYYVAPEVLLGNYDKACDIWSAGVIMFILLVGYPPFHGSNNAEILRNVKRGSIKFIPKHWSHVSKSAMDLITRCLSYVPSTRISACDALNHEWITKCTTLPPTVAPNVSKSLARRFKNFLKYNKMKQMALTCIAYHLSERELAPLTSAFEALDRDGDGMLSISEVTSGLRESRDTDANIEKMARALDTDQSGAIEYTEFIAASIDSRLYDQNEFCSRAFHIFDSDGDGKITREDMLRVFTAESTSVTLTHDMVDEILNEVDLDRDGTISYQEFYSMLYGWPESSKIK